One Ricinus communis isolate WT05 ecotype wild-type chromosome 1, ASM1957865v1, whole genome shotgun sequence DNA window includes the following coding sequences:
- the LOC8265796 gene encoding protein ARABIDILLO 1 — protein MSRRVRRKVARKGKEKVALSSFPEIEDEVSCSDSNEAVDWTGLPDDTVIQLFSCLNYRDRASLSSTCRTWRALGISPCLWTSLDLRSHKCDAATATSLAPRCIQLQKLRFRGAESADAIIHLQAKNLREISGDYCRKITDASLSVIVARHELLESLQLGPDFCERISSDAIKAIAFCCPKLKKLWVSGIRDVSADAINALAKHCPNLIDIGFLDCLNVDEVALGNVVSVRFLSVAGTSNMKWGVISHLWHKLPKLIGLDVSRTDIGPTAVSRLLSSSHSLKVLCALNCSVLEEDATFSANRYKGKLLIALFTDIFKGLSSLFADTTNTKKGKNVFLDWRSSKTQDKNLDDIMTWLEWILSHTLLPTAESNPQGLDDFWLKQGAAILLSLMQSSQEDVQERAATGLATFVVIDDENASIDCGRAEAVMRDGGIRLLLDLAKSWREGLQSEAAKAIANLSVNANVAKAVAEEGGINILAGLARSMNRLVAEEAAGGLWNLSVGEEHKGAIAEAGGIKALVDLIFKWSSGGDGVLERAAGALANLAADDKCSMEVALAGGVHALVMLARNCKFEGVQEQAARALANLAAHGDSNTNNAAVGQEAGALEALVQLTRSPHEGVRQEAAGALWNLSFDDRNREAIAAAGGVEALVALAQSCSNASPGLQERAAGALWGLSVSEANSIAIGREGGVAPLIALARSEAEDVHETAAGALWNLAFNPGNALRIVEEGGVPALVHLCSSSVSKMARFMAALALAYMFDGRMDEFALIGTSTESTSKSVSLDGARRMALKHIEAFVLTFSDQQTFAVAAASSAPAALAQVTERARIQEAGHLRCSGAEIGRFVTMLRNSSSILKACAAFALLQFTIPGGRHAMHHASLMQNAGAARVVRAAAAAATAPLEAKIFARIVLRNLEHHQIEPSI, from the exons ATGAGTCGTAGGGTGAGGCGTAAAGTGGCAAGGAAAGGTAAAGAGAAGGTGGCTTTATCTAGTTTCCCGGAAATTGAAGATGAGGTTTCTTGTTCTGATAGCAATGAGGCTGTTGATTGGACTGGTTTGCCTGACGACACAGTAATTCAGCTATTTTCTTGTCTCAATTATCGGGACCGTGCGAGCTTGTCATCAACCTGTAGGACATGGAGGGCTCTGGGTATCTCTCCATGCTTGTGGACTTCATTGGATCTCCGTTCTCACAAATGTGATGCTGCCACGGCAACTTCACTTGCTCCTAGATGTATACAACTTCAGAAGCTGAGATTCCGCGGAGCAGAGTCAGCTGATGCTATAATACATCTTCAAGCTAAAAATTTGCGTGAAATAAGTGGTGATTATTGTAGGAAAATAACAGACGCATCCCTTTCTGTCATTGTGGCTCGGCATGAGTTGCTTGAAAGCCTCCAACTTGGGCCTGACTTCTGTGAGAGGATCAGCAGTGATGCTATAAAAGCCATTGCTTTTTGCTGTCCTAAACTAAAGAAACTTTGGGTTTCAGGAATTAGAGATGTTTCTGCTGATGCCATTAATGCTTTGGCCAAGCACTGTCCGAATCTGATTGACATTGGGTTTTTGGACTGTCTTAATGTTGATGAGGTAGCATTGGGAAATGTAGTATCTGTTCGTTTCCTGTCAGTTGCTGGGACTTCAAATATGAAGTGGGGTGTGATTTCACATCTTTGGCATAAGCTTCCAAAGCTGATTGGGTTGGATGTTTCAAGAACTGATATTGGTCCCACTGCTGTTTCTAGATTGCTATCATCATCACATAGCTTGAAGGTTTTGTGTGCATTAAACTGTTCAGTTCTTGAAGAAGATGCCACCTTCAGTGCAAATAGATATAAAGGAAAATTGTTAATTGCCCTTTTCACCGACATTTTTAAAGGACTATCTTCTTTATTTGCCGATACTACAAATacaaagaaagggaaaaatgTGTTTTTGGATTGGAGGAGTTCAAAGACCCAAGACAAAAACTTAGATGATATTATGACCTGGCTTGAATGGATCCTATCACATACACTTCTACCTACAGCAGAGAGCAATCCACAAGGTCTGGATGATTTCTGGCTAAAGCAAGGTGCAGCAATATTGCTCAGTTTAATGCAGAGCTCACAGGAGGATGTCCAAGAAAGGGCAGCCACAGGACTTGCGACTTTTGTGGTCATTGATGATGAAAATGCTAGTATAGATTGTGGAAGGGCTGAGGCAGTAATGCGAGATGGTGGTATTCGCCTCCTTCTAGACCTTGCCAAATCTTGGAGGGAAGGTCTTCAGTCAGAGGCTGCTAAG GCTATAGCCAACTTGTCAGTGAATGCAAATGTTGCCAAAGCTGTTGCAGAAGAAGGAGGAATTAATATTCTTGCTGGGTTGGCGAGATCCATGAACCGGCTGGTGGCTGAAGAGGCTGCTGGAGGACTTTGGAATCTTTCAGTAGGAGAAGAGCACAAG GGTGCCATTGCTGAAGCTGGTGGGATAAAAGCTTTAGTTGATCTTATATTCAAATGGTCCTCCGGTGGTGATGGAGTTCTG GAACGTGCAGCTGGTGCTTTGGCAAATTTGGCAGCTGATGACAAGTGCAGTATGGAAGTTGCACTGGCAGGTGGTGTACATGCTTTAGTGATGCTTGCTCGCAACTGCAAGTTTGAGGGGGTGCAAGAGCAG GCTGCTCGTGCCTTGGCTAACTTGGCTGCTCATGGAGATAGCAATACAAACAATGCTGCTGTTGGACAAGAGGCTGGGGCTCTTGAAGCACTTGTTCAGCTTACACGTTCACCACATGAAGGTGTCAG GCAGGAAGCTGCTGGTGCTTTGTGGAACTTATCATTTGATGACAGGAATCGAGAAGCAATAGCAGCAGCTGGTGGTGTTGAGGCCTTG GTTGCTCTTGCACAATCCTGTTCAAATGCCTCCCCAGGTCTTCAAGAGAGGGCTGCTGGAGCACTCTGGGGATTGTCAGTGTCAGAAGCCAATAG CATTGCTATTGGACGTGAAGGAGGTGTTGCACCTCTGATTGCTCTAGCACGATCTGAGGCTGAG GATGTCCACGAAACTGCTGCAGGGGCTCTTTGGAATCTTGCTTTCAACCCAGGTAATGCTCTCCGGATAGTGGAGGAAGGTGGAGTTCCTGCATTAGTGCATCTATGTTCGTCATCTGTATCAAAGATGGCGCGCTTCATGGCTGCACTAGCATTGGCATACATGTTTGATGGAAG AATGGACGAATTTGCATTGATAGGAACTTCAACTGAAAGCACTTCAAAAAGTGTTAGTTTAGATGGGGCTAGAAGGATGGCATTGAAGCACATTGAAGCTTTTGTCCTTACATTTTCTGATCAACAAACATTTGCTGTTGCTGCTGCATCATCAGCCCCAGCAGCATTGGCACAAGTAACAGAGAGGGCACGTATCCAAGAAGCAGGACACCTGCGATGCAG TGGAGCTGAAATTGGAAGATTTGTTACCATGCTACGGAATTCTTCTTCTATACTAAAGGCTTGTGCTGCATTTGCCCTCCTCCAG TTTACAATTCCTGGTGGTCGACATGCTATGCATCATGCAAGCCTTATGCAGAACGCTGGAGCTGCACGAGTTGTGCGTGCTGCAGCTGCAGCAGCGACTGCACCACTAGAAGCCAAAATTTTTGCGAGAATTGTACTTAGGAACCTTGAGCACCACCAGATAGAACCTTCAATATGA
- the LOC8289175 gene encoding cationic amino acid transporter 9, chloroplastic isoform X1 translates to MGGQTGCDASQAPPSWFSQCWSSARRTKPLNSPFDTLVHTNPSDGLSRRLSLFDLLLLGVGASIGAGIFVVTGTVARDAGPGVTISFILAGVSCILNALCYAELASRFPAVVGGAYLYTYSAFNEITAFLVFGQLMLDYHIGAASIARSLASYLVTILEMFPVFKDHIPSWIGHGGQEFFGGTLSINILAPILLALLTVVLCWGVGESSILNSFMTVTKVVIVIIVIFVGSFEVDVSNWSPFAPKGVKAILTGATVVFFAYVGFDAVANSAEEAKRPQQDLPLGIIGSLVICIVLYIGVCLVLTGMVPYTLLGEDAPLAEAFTSKGLKYVSILISIGAVAGLTTTLLVGLYVQSRLYLGLGRDGLLPSIFAKVHPSQHTPIHSQVWVGSVAAILGGLFNVHVLSHILSVGSLTGYSVVSACVVTLRWKDKAVSHVSSRWTSAWQEGVICLIIVACCGFSSGLMYRYGASFIFLAVAVFIAVLAASALYFRQVYTDPPGFSCPWVPIVPAVSIFFNMFLFAQLHHEAWVRFVVLSITMVGIYAFYGQYHAKAVSDEIVVYRRAPAEAIN, encoded by the exons ATGGGAGGCCAAACTGGATGCGACGCGAGCCAAGCTCCTCCTTCTTGGTTTTCTCAGTGTTGGTCCTCAGCTCGCAGAACCAAACCCTTAAATTCTCCTTTCGATACTCTCGTCCATACAAATCCCTCCGATGGACTCTCTCGCCGTCTCAGTCTCTTCGATCTCCTCCTCCTCGGTGTCGGTGCTTCCATCGGCGCCGGTATCTTCGTCGTCACCGGTACCGTCGCTCGCGATGCTGGTCCTG GAGTTACGATTAGTTTTATACTAGCAGGAGTATCATGTATATTAAATGCGCTTTGTTATGCTGAGTTAGCTTCACGTTTTCCTGCGGTTGTTGGAGGAGCATACTTGTACACGTATTCAGcttttaatgaaattactgCTTTCCTTGTATTCGGCCAACTCATGCTTGATTATCACATTGGGGCTGCTAGTATTGCACGGAGTTTAGCGAGTTATTTAGTTACTATTTTAGAGATGTTTCCCGTTTTTAAAGATCATATTCCAAGCTGGATTGGACATGGCGGTCAAGAATTCTTTGGGGGAACACTTTCTATTAATATCTTAGCACCGATTCTCCTTGCTCTTCTAACTGTAGTTCTATGTTGGGGTGTTGGCGAATCTTCGATCTTGAACTCTTTCATGACCGTGACAAAG GTTGTCATTGTTATTATTGTCATCTTTGTCGGTTCTTTCGAGGTTGATGTTTCAAATTGGTCCCCTTTTGCCCCAAAGGGTGTTAAAGCGATTTTGACTGGAGCAACTGTAGTGTTTTTTGCATATGTTGGTTTTGATGCAGTCGCAAATTCAGCTGAAGAAGCAAAGAGACCACAG CAGGATTTGCCACTTGGCATTATAGGAAGTCTTGTTATATGCATCGTATTGTATATTGGGGTTTGTTTAGTGCTCACTGGGATGGTACCTTACACTTTACTTGGAGAAGATGCTCCTTTGGCTGAAGCTTTTACATCAAAGGGCCTGAAGtatgtttctattttaatCAGCATAGGTGCTGTTGCAGGACTTACAACCACTCTTTTAGTTGGTCTTTATGTTCAG TCTCGGTTATACCTGGGCCTTGGAAGGGATGGATTACTGCCTTCTATATTTGCTAAAGTACACCCTTCACAGCACACTCCTATTCATTCTCAAGTTTGGGTTGGTAGTGTTGCTGCCATTTTGGGGGGATTATTTAATGTCCATGTGCTCTCACACATTCTTTCAGTCGGCTCATTG ACAGGCTATTCTGTTGTCTCAGCTTGTGTTGTGACTCTTCGCTGGAAGGATAAGGCAGTGAGTCATGTTTCTTCAAGATGGACTTCAGCCTGGCAGGAAGGAGTCATCTGCCTCATCATAGTTGCCTGCTGTGGCTTCTCTTCTGGGCTGATGTATCGCTATGGTgcttcatttatttttctggCTGTAGCAGTGTTTATTGCAGTACTTGCTGCCTCAGCTCTTTATTTCCGCCAA GTTTACACTGATCCTCCTGGGTTTTCTTGTCCTTGGGTTCCAATTGTGCCAGCCGTTAGCATCTTTTTCAACATGTTCTTGTTTGCTCAG TTGCACCATGAAGCATGGGTGAGATTTGTTGTCCTCAGTATCACCATGGTAGGGATTTATGCATTTTATGGGCAGTATCATGCTAAAGCAGTTTCAGACGAGATAGTTGTTTATCGGAGAGCTCCTGCAGAAGCCATTAATTAA
- the LOC8289175 gene encoding cationic amino acid transporter 9, chloroplastic isoform X2 — protein MGGQTGCDASQAPPSWFSQCWSSARRTKPLNSPFDTLVHTNPSDGLSRRLSLFDLLLLGVGASIGAGIFVVTGTVARDAGPGVTISFILAGVSCILNALCYAELASRFPAVVGGAYLYTYSAFNEITAFLVFGQLMLDYHIGAASIARSLASYLVTILEMFPVFKDHIPSWIGHGGQEFFGGTLSINILAPILLALLTVVLCWGVGESSILNSFMTVTKVVIVIIVIFVGSFEVDVSNWSPFAPKGVKAILTGATVVFFAYVGFDAVANSAEEAKRPQDLPLGIIGSLVICIVLYIGVCLVLTGMVPYTLLGEDAPLAEAFTSKGLKYVSILISIGAVAGLTTTLLVGLYVQSRLYLGLGRDGLLPSIFAKVHPSQHTPIHSQVWVGSVAAILGGLFNVHVLSHILSVGSLTGYSVVSACVVTLRWKDKAVSHVSSRWTSAWQEGVICLIIVACCGFSSGLMYRYGASFIFLAVAVFIAVLAASALYFRQVYTDPPGFSCPWVPIVPAVSIFFNMFLFAQLHHEAWVRFVVLSITMVGIYAFYGQYHAKAVSDEIVVYRRAPAEAIN, from the exons ATGGGAGGCCAAACTGGATGCGACGCGAGCCAAGCTCCTCCTTCTTGGTTTTCTCAGTGTTGGTCCTCAGCTCGCAGAACCAAACCCTTAAATTCTCCTTTCGATACTCTCGTCCATACAAATCCCTCCGATGGACTCTCTCGCCGTCTCAGTCTCTTCGATCTCCTCCTCCTCGGTGTCGGTGCTTCCATCGGCGCCGGTATCTTCGTCGTCACCGGTACCGTCGCTCGCGATGCTGGTCCTG GAGTTACGATTAGTTTTATACTAGCAGGAGTATCATGTATATTAAATGCGCTTTGTTATGCTGAGTTAGCTTCACGTTTTCCTGCGGTTGTTGGAGGAGCATACTTGTACACGTATTCAGcttttaatgaaattactgCTTTCCTTGTATTCGGCCAACTCATGCTTGATTATCACATTGGGGCTGCTAGTATTGCACGGAGTTTAGCGAGTTATTTAGTTACTATTTTAGAGATGTTTCCCGTTTTTAAAGATCATATTCCAAGCTGGATTGGACATGGCGGTCAAGAATTCTTTGGGGGAACACTTTCTATTAATATCTTAGCACCGATTCTCCTTGCTCTTCTAACTGTAGTTCTATGTTGGGGTGTTGGCGAATCTTCGATCTTGAACTCTTTCATGACCGTGACAAAG GTTGTCATTGTTATTATTGTCATCTTTGTCGGTTCTTTCGAGGTTGATGTTTCAAATTGGTCCCCTTTTGCCCCAAAGGGTGTTAAAGCGATTTTGACTGGAGCAACTGTAGTGTTTTTTGCATATGTTGGTTTTGATGCAGTCGCAAATTCAGCTGAAGAAGCAAAGAGACCACAG GATTTGCCACTTGGCATTATAGGAAGTCTTGTTATATGCATCGTATTGTATATTGGGGTTTGTTTAGTGCTCACTGGGATGGTACCTTACACTTTACTTGGAGAAGATGCTCCTTTGGCTGAAGCTTTTACATCAAAGGGCCTGAAGtatgtttctattttaatCAGCATAGGTGCTGTTGCAGGACTTACAACCACTCTTTTAGTTGGTCTTTATGTTCAG TCTCGGTTATACCTGGGCCTTGGAAGGGATGGATTACTGCCTTCTATATTTGCTAAAGTACACCCTTCACAGCACACTCCTATTCATTCTCAAGTTTGGGTTGGTAGTGTTGCTGCCATTTTGGGGGGATTATTTAATGTCCATGTGCTCTCACACATTCTTTCAGTCGGCTCATTG ACAGGCTATTCTGTTGTCTCAGCTTGTGTTGTGACTCTTCGCTGGAAGGATAAGGCAGTGAGTCATGTTTCTTCAAGATGGACTTCAGCCTGGCAGGAAGGAGTCATCTGCCTCATCATAGTTGCCTGCTGTGGCTTCTCTTCTGGGCTGATGTATCGCTATGGTgcttcatttatttttctggCTGTAGCAGTGTTTATTGCAGTACTTGCTGCCTCAGCTCTTTATTTCCGCCAA GTTTACACTGATCCTCCTGGGTTTTCTTGTCCTTGGGTTCCAATTGTGCCAGCCGTTAGCATCTTTTTCAACATGTTCTTGTTTGCTCAG TTGCACCATGAAGCATGGGTGAGATTTGTTGTCCTCAGTATCACCATGGTAGGGATTTATGCATTTTATGGGCAGTATCATGCTAAAGCAGTTTCAGACGAGATAGTTGTTTATCGGAGAGCTCCTGCAGAAGCCATTAATTAA
- the LOC8265798 gene encoding peptidyl-prolyl cis-trans isomerase FKBP20-2, chloroplastic isoform X2, which yields MLMTTLSTSPLSLLKLSLPLEIAYLHVLADRTLPASPTLANISASKKSTVRCFDDDSLRNGYLLHCEETLRRRFLLFFSASSSVLLFQTLPSFGKTKSKNPYDERRLLEQNKRVQKENNAPDDFPNFVREGFEVKVVTSENYVKRDSGLIYRDFEVGNGDCPKAGQQVTFHYVGYNESGRRIDSTYLQGAPAKIRMGTNALVPGFEEGIGDMRPGGKRRLIIPPELGPPVGPSTFFSSKQFEVFDVELLSVQDCQRRTIAFYSDVVCN from the exons ATGCTAATGACTACGCTGTCTACCTctcctctttctcttctcAAACTATCTTTGCCTT TGGAGATTGCTTACTTGCACGTTCTGGCAGATAGAACCCTTCCAGCTTCTCCCACTTTAGCTAATATCTCGGCGTCAAAGAAGTCTACAGTGCGCTGCTTCGATGATGATAG TTTGCGGAACGGATATTTATTACATTGTGAAGAGACATTGAGGCGaaggtttctccttttcttttctgccTCATCATCAGTGCTATTGTTTCAAACTTTGCCTTCTTTTGGAAAGACAAAGAGTAAGAATCCATATGATGAAAGACGCTTGTTGGAGCAGAATAAACGAGtacagaaagaaaataatgcacCTGATGACTTCCCGAATTTTGTTAGAGAAG GTTTTGAGGTTAAAGTAGTGACATCAGAGAATTATGTAAAGCGTGACTCAGGGCTTATATATCGGGATTTTGAAGTTGGTAATGGTGATTGCCCAAAGGCTGGTCAACAg GTCACCTTCCACTATGTTGGTTACAATGAGTCTGGCCGTCGCATTGACAGCACCTACCTACAGGGTGCTCCTGCCAAAATCCGCATGGGCACCAATGCATTGGTTCCAG GGTTTGAAGAAGGAATTGGAGACATGAGACCTGGGGGCAAGAGGAGGCTAATCATTCCTCCAGAACTTGGGCCGCCG GTTGGACCCTCCACATTTTTCAGCTCAAAACAGTTTGAAGTGTTCGACGTGGAACTTCTCAGCGTCCAGGATTGTCAAAGGAGGACAATAGCATTTTACTCTGATGTTGTATGTAattga
- the LOC8265798 gene encoding peptidyl-prolyl cis-trans isomerase FKBP20-2, chloroplastic isoform X3, with product MLRRGDANDYAVYLSSFSSQTIFALTLPASPTLANISASKKSTVRCFDDDSLRNGYLLHCEETLRRRFLLFFSASSSVLLFQTLPSFGKTKSKNPYDERRLLEQNKRVQKENNAPDDFPNFVREGFEVKVVTSENYVKRDSGLIYRDFEVGNGDCPKAGQQVTFHYVGYNESGRRIDSTYLQGAPAKIRMGTNALVPGFEEGIGDMRPGGKRRLIIPPELGPPVGPSTFFSSKQFEVFDVELLSVQDCQRRTIAFYSDVVCN from the exons ATGCTACGCAGAGGCGATGCTAATGACTACGCTGTCTACCTctcctctttctcttctcAAACTATCTTTGCCTT AACCCTTCCAGCTTCTCCCACTTTAGCTAATATCTCGGCGTCAAAGAAGTCTACAGTGCGCTGCTTCGATGATGATAG TTTGCGGAACGGATATTTATTACATTGTGAAGAGACATTGAGGCGaaggtttctccttttcttttctgccTCATCATCAGTGCTATTGTTTCAAACTTTGCCTTCTTTTGGAAAGACAAAGAGTAAGAATCCATATGATGAAAGACGCTTGTTGGAGCAGAATAAACGAGtacagaaagaaaataatgcacCTGATGACTTCCCGAATTTTGTTAGAGAAG GTTTTGAGGTTAAAGTAGTGACATCAGAGAATTATGTAAAGCGTGACTCAGGGCTTATATATCGGGATTTTGAAGTTGGTAATGGTGATTGCCCAAAGGCTGGTCAACAg GTCACCTTCCACTATGTTGGTTACAATGAGTCTGGCCGTCGCATTGACAGCACCTACCTACAGGGTGCTCCTGCCAAAATCCGCATGGGCACCAATGCATTGGTTCCAG GGTTTGAAGAAGGAATTGGAGACATGAGACCTGGGGGCAAGAGGAGGCTAATCATTCCTCCAGAACTTGGGCCGCCG GTTGGACCCTCCACATTTTTCAGCTCAAAACAGTTTGAAGTGTTCGACGTGGAACTTCTCAGCGTCCAGGATTGTCAAAGGAGGACAATAGCATTTTACTCTGATGTTGTATGTAattga
- the LOC8265798 gene encoding peptidyl-prolyl cis-trans isomerase FKBP20-2, chloroplastic isoform X1, which yields MLRRGDANDYAVYLSSFSSQTIFAFRIMGSSSHFVDRTLPASPTLANISASKKSTVRCFDDDSLRNGYLLHCEETLRRRFLLFFSASSSVLLFQTLPSFGKTKSKNPYDERRLLEQNKRVQKENNAPDDFPNFVREGFEVKVVTSENYVKRDSGLIYRDFEVGNGDCPKAGQQVTFHYVGYNESGRRIDSTYLQGAPAKIRMGTNALVPGFEEGIGDMRPGGKRRLIIPPELGPPVGPSTFFSSKQFEVFDVELLSVQDCQRRTIAFYSDVVCN from the exons ATGCTACGCAGAGGCGATGCTAATGACTACGCTGTCTACCTctcctctttctcttctcAAACTATCTTTGCCTT CAGAATTATGGGGTCAAGTTCGCATTTTGTGG ATAGAACCCTTCCAGCTTCTCCCACTTTAGCTAATATCTCGGCGTCAAAGAAGTCTACAGTGCGCTGCTTCGATGATGATAG TTTGCGGAACGGATATTTATTACATTGTGAAGAGACATTGAGGCGaaggtttctccttttcttttctgccTCATCATCAGTGCTATTGTTTCAAACTTTGCCTTCTTTTGGAAAGACAAAGAGTAAGAATCCATATGATGAAAGACGCTTGTTGGAGCAGAATAAACGAGtacagaaagaaaataatgcacCTGATGACTTCCCGAATTTTGTTAGAGAAG GTTTTGAGGTTAAAGTAGTGACATCAGAGAATTATGTAAAGCGTGACTCAGGGCTTATATATCGGGATTTTGAAGTTGGTAATGGTGATTGCCCAAAGGCTGGTCAACAg GTCACCTTCCACTATGTTGGTTACAATGAGTCTGGCCGTCGCATTGACAGCACCTACCTACAGGGTGCTCCTGCCAAAATCCGCATGGGCACCAATGCATTGGTTCCAG GGTTTGAAGAAGGAATTGGAGACATGAGACCTGGGGGCAAGAGGAGGCTAATCATTCCTCCAGAACTTGGGCCGCCG GTTGGACCCTCCACATTTTTCAGCTCAAAACAGTTTGAAGTGTTCGACGTGGAACTTCTCAGCGTCCAGGATTGTCAAAGGAGGACAATAGCATTTTACTCTGATGTTGTATGTAattga
- the LOC8265798 gene encoding peptidyl-prolyl cis-trans isomerase FKBP20-2, chloroplastic isoform X4, protein MLMTTLSTSPLSLLKLSLPYRTLPASPTLANISASKKSTVRCFDDDSLRNGYLLHCEETLRRRFLLFFSASSSVLLFQTLPSFGKTKSKNPYDERRLLEQNKRVQKENNAPDDFPNFVREGFEVKVVTSENYVKRDSGLIYRDFEVGNGDCPKAGQQVTFHYVGYNESGRRIDSTYLQGAPAKIRMGTNALVPGFEEGIGDMRPGGKRRLIIPPELGPPVGPSTFFSSKQFEVFDVELLSVQDCQRRTIAFYSDVVCN, encoded by the exons ATGCTAATGACTACGCTGTCTACCTctcctctttctcttctcAAACTATCTTTGCCTT ATAGAACCCTTCCAGCTTCTCCCACTTTAGCTAATATCTCGGCGTCAAAGAAGTCTACAGTGCGCTGCTTCGATGATGATAG TTTGCGGAACGGATATTTATTACATTGTGAAGAGACATTGAGGCGaaggtttctccttttcttttctgccTCATCATCAGTGCTATTGTTTCAAACTTTGCCTTCTTTTGGAAAGACAAAGAGTAAGAATCCATATGATGAAAGACGCTTGTTGGAGCAGAATAAACGAGtacagaaagaaaataatgcacCTGATGACTTCCCGAATTTTGTTAGAGAAG GTTTTGAGGTTAAAGTAGTGACATCAGAGAATTATGTAAAGCGTGACTCAGGGCTTATATATCGGGATTTTGAAGTTGGTAATGGTGATTGCCCAAAGGCTGGTCAACAg GTCACCTTCCACTATGTTGGTTACAATGAGTCTGGCCGTCGCATTGACAGCACCTACCTACAGGGTGCTCCTGCCAAAATCCGCATGGGCACCAATGCATTGGTTCCAG GGTTTGAAGAAGGAATTGGAGACATGAGACCTGGGGGCAAGAGGAGGCTAATCATTCCTCCAGAACTTGGGCCGCCG GTTGGACCCTCCACATTTTTCAGCTCAAAACAGTTTGAAGTGTTCGACGTGGAACTTCTCAGCGTCCAGGATTGTCAAAGGAGGACAATAGCATTTTACTCTGATGTTGTATGTAattga
- the LOC8265798 gene encoding peptidyl-prolyl cis-trans isomerase FKBP20-2, chloroplastic isoform X5 — protein sequence MLRRGDANDYAVYLSSFSSQTIFAFRIMGSSSHFVDRTLPASPTLANISASKKSTVRCFDDDSLRNGYLLHCEETLRRRFLLFFSASSSVLLFQTLPSFGKTKSKNPYDERRLLEQNKRVQKENNAPDDFPNFVREGFEVKVVTSENYVKRDSGLIYRDFEVGNGDCPKAGQQVTFHYVGYNESGRRIDSTYLQGAPAKIRMGTNALVPGFEEGIGDMRPGGKRRLIIPPELGPPLKTV from the exons ATGCTACGCAGAGGCGATGCTAATGACTACGCTGTCTACCTctcctctttctcttctcAAACTATCTTTGCCTT CAGAATTATGGGGTCAAGTTCGCATTTTGTGG ATAGAACCCTTCCAGCTTCTCCCACTTTAGCTAATATCTCGGCGTCAAAGAAGTCTACAGTGCGCTGCTTCGATGATGATAG TTTGCGGAACGGATATTTATTACATTGTGAAGAGACATTGAGGCGaaggtttctccttttcttttctgccTCATCATCAGTGCTATTGTTTCAAACTTTGCCTTCTTTTGGAAAGACAAAGAGTAAGAATCCATATGATGAAAGACGCTTGTTGGAGCAGAATAAACGAGtacagaaagaaaataatgcacCTGATGACTTCCCGAATTTTGTTAGAGAAG GTTTTGAGGTTAAAGTAGTGACATCAGAGAATTATGTAAAGCGTGACTCAGGGCTTATATATCGGGATTTTGAAGTTGGTAATGGTGATTGCCCAAAGGCTGGTCAACAg GTCACCTTCCACTATGTTGGTTACAATGAGTCTGGCCGTCGCATTGACAGCACCTACCTACAGGGTGCTCCTGCCAAAATCCGCATGGGCACCAATGCATTGGTTCCAG GGTTTGAAGAAGGAATTGGAGACATGAGACCTGGGGGCAAGAGGAGGCTAATCATTCCTCCAGAACTTGGGCCGCCG CTCAAAACAGTTTGA